A window from Enterocloster bolteae encodes these proteins:
- the alr gene encoding alanine racemase: MEIPVLNEIMRDTVVEVDLDRIAFNVRQIKAMAGPGTQVAAVVKADGYGHGALGIAPAIMENGASLLAVATLSEAVELKQAYPGYPVLIMGLTPDRLLPYVLEYGIIQTIDTLAQARLLNRLASEKKQQAVIHIKYDTGFHRIGFPDCPESLDEIRQICSMPWLKPEGIYSHLALKDDQSNQVQFRCFMDAVNELESEGCHFRYKHIADSIAAVDFPEYRLDMIRAGAIVYGLKGFHKGQLDIRQALTFKTRISHITPVLKGQGVSYDYLWTAPQDTRVAALPFGYADGYPRNLRGKAMVTLRGKQVPVIGVICMDQCMIDLTDVPEAQIGDQVIIYGDGSGNTLDIDAVSRLAGTNKNEIVARLTRRPPRIYVRGNDSGTGYSSAERMTP; encoded by the coding sequence GGGCACCCAGGTGGCGGCAGTGGTGAAGGCGGACGGCTACGGCCACGGCGCCCTGGGCATTGCGCCTGCCATCATGGAAAACGGAGCCAGCCTGCTGGCAGTGGCCACCCTGTCCGAGGCAGTGGAGTTAAAACAGGCCTATCCAGGCTATCCCGTGTTAATCATGGGACTGACACCGGACCGTCTGCTGCCCTATGTGCTGGAATACGGCATCATCCAGACCATTGATACCCTGGCCCAGGCCAGGCTCCTTAACCGCCTGGCTTCCGAAAAAAAGCAGCAGGCTGTCATACATATCAAATACGACACCGGTTTTCACCGCATCGGATTCCCGGACTGTCCGGAAAGCCTGGATGAAATACGGCAAATCTGCTCCATGCCCTGGCTGAAACCGGAGGGCATCTACTCCCATCTGGCCCTGAAGGACGACCAGTCCAACCAGGTCCAGTTCCGGTGTTTCATGGATGCTGTCAATGAACTGGAGAGCGAAGGCTGCCATTTCCGCTATAAACATATTGCGGACAGCATTGCCGCTGTTGATTTTCCGGAATACAGGCTGGACATGATACGGGCCGGAGCCATTGTATACGGGTTAAAGGGCTTTCACAAGGGACAGCTTGACATCCGCCAGGCCCTGACCTTTAAAACCCGTATCAGCCACATCACTCCTGTTCTGAAAGGCCAGGGGGTAAGCTACGATTACCTGTGGACCGCGCCGCAGGACACCAGGGTGGCTGCCCTGCCCTTTGGCTACGCGGACGGCTATCCCCGGAACCTGCGTGGCAAGGCCATGGTCACCCTCAGGGGAAAACAGGTCCCGGTGATCGGAGTCATATGCATGGACCAGTGCATGATTGACCTGACCGATGTGCCGGAGGCACAGATAGGGGACCAGGTCATCATATACGGGGACGGCAGCGGAAACACGCTGGACATCGACGCGGTCAGCCGTCTGGCAGGCACCAATAAAAACGAAATCGTGGCCCGGCTCACCAGACGGCCCCCCAGGATCTATGTGAGGGGAAATGATTCCGGGACCGGATACAGCTCTGCAGAAAGGATGACACCATGA